One Brevibacterium spongiae DNA segment encodes these proteins:
- a CDS encoding ABC transporter ATP-binding protein, producing the protein MTEQSTPSTTESAKGTPILEVKDLGVKFWVSDEWWMAAEHLNYTVNAGEVLAIVGESGSGKSQSSMSLLGLLPSNGRASGSAVLNGRELIGMPPEKMQHVRGNDISVIFQEPMTALNPVYTAGYQIVETLRVHLDIGPREAKERALELMRLVEIPDPEDRFHSFPHQLSGGQRQRIMIAQALACQPKLLIADEPTTALDVTVQAEILKLMRELKSKLDAGIILITHDMGVVADMADAIIVMRAGKVVEAGTAEDIFYKAQHPYTKQLLEAVPHLGAGTEGEAFGASISDVESSLSDISSDQADHAADPVGQPDSGLGGDGLTEAGSADMAVAEARAEATETTRPDIEMDSTETYYHPGSQADFSKPSALQLRDAAIEYPASGRKKAFRAAHHINLMIAPGEVVGLVGESGSGKTTIGRAALGLLPTVEGDMVVNGKSIKGLSNKQMRPLRKEVGIVFQDPGSSLNPRLPVGESIGEPLYLHEGMKGPKLSRRVEELLTAVELPTSMRNRYPHELSGGQRQRIGIARALTLRPKLLIADEPTSALDVSVQAKVLDLFEGLQQEYGFACLFISHDLAVVERIAERIAVMRHGYLVEIGRSSQVVSNPVHPYTQRLLSAVPVPDPKEQRKRREARDAVLEATMNA; encoded by the coding sequence ACGCCGATCCTCGAGGTCAAAGACCTCGGCGTGAAGTTCTGGGTCAGCGATGAATGGTGGATGGCCGCCGAACATCTGAACTACACCGTCAACGCCGGTGAGGTGCTGGCCATCGTCGGTGAGTCGGGATCCGGAAAGTCACAGTCGAGCATGTCTCTGCTCGGCCTGCTGCCGTCCAATGGTCGAGCCTCCGGTTCGGCCGTACTCAACGGCCGCGAGCTCATCGGCATGCCGCCTGAGAAGATGCAGCACGTCCGCGGCAATGACATCTCGGTGATCTTCCAGGAGCCGATGACAGCGCTCAATCCGGTCTACACCGCCGGCTATCAGATCGTCGAGACGCTGCGAGTCCACCTCGACATCGGACCTCGCGAGGCCAAGGAACGGGCCCTCGAGCTCATGCGCCTCGTCGAGATCCCGGACCCGGAGGATCGATTCCACTCGTTCCCGCACCAGCTCTCCGGCGGTCAGCGTCAGCGCATCATGATCGCGCAGGCCCTGGCGTGTCAGCCGAAGCTGCTCATCGCAGACGAGCCGACCACGGCTCTCGACGTCACGGTGCAGGCTGAGATCCTCAAGCTCATGCGTGAGCTGAAGTCGAAGCTCGACGCGGGAATCATCCTCATCACCCACGATATGGGCGTCGTAGCCGATATGGCCGATGCCATCATCGTCATGCGCGCCGGCAAGGTCGTCGAGGCGGGCACTGCGGAGGACATCTTCTACAAAGCGCAGCACCCGTACACGAAGCAGCTGCTCGAAGCGGTGCCCCACCTCGGTGCGGGAACCGAAGGCGAAGCGTTCGGCGCAAGCATCAGCGACGTCGAATCGTCATTGAGCGATATCAGCTCCGATCAGGCCGATCACGCTGCGGATCCGGTCGGACAGCCCGACTCCGGACTCGGCGGTGACGGTCTCACCGAGGCGGGCAGCGCGGACATGGCAGTGGCCGAGGCACGTGCCGAGGCCACAGAGACCACGCGACCCGACATCGAGATGGATTCGACGGAGACGTACTACCATCCCGGTTCGCAGGCCGACTTCTCGAAGCCATCGGCGCTGCAGCTGCGCGACGCCGCGATCGAGTATCCCGCTTCGGGTCGGAAGAAGGCCTTCCGCGCCGCTCACCACATCAACCTCATGATCGCTCCCGGAGAAGTCGTGGGTCTGGTCGGTGAGTCCGGTTCGGGCAAGACCACGATCGGCCGTGCCGCTCTCGGCCTGCTGCCCACCGTCGAAGGCGATATGGTCGTCAACGGCAAGAGCATCAAGGGCCTGAGCAATAAGCAGATGCGTCCTCTGCGCAAAGAGGTCGGAATCGTGTTCCAGGATCCGGGGTCGTCGCTCAACCCGCGCCTGCCCGTCGGTGAGTCGATCGGCGAGCCCCTGTATCTCCACGAGGGGATGAAGGGTCCGAAGCTCAGTCGTCGAGTCGAGGAGCTGCTGACCGCGGTCGAGCTGCCGACGTCGATGCGCAACCGGTACCCGCACGAACTCTCCGGCGGTCAGCGCCAGCGCATCGGCATCGCTCGGGCGCTGACGCTGCGTCCGAAGCTGCTCATCGCCGATGAGCCCACCTCGGCACTCGACGTGTCCGTGCAGGCGAAGGTGCTCGACCTGTTCGAGGGGCTGCAGCAGGAGTACGGCTTCGCATGCCTGTTCATCAGCCACGACCTGGCTGTGGTCGAGCGGATCGCCGAACGCATCGCGGTGATGCGGCACGGCTACCTCGTCGAGATCGGCAGGTCCTCGCAGGTCGTGTCGAATCCGGTTCACCCGTACACCCAGCGGCTGCTGTCCGCGGTTCCGGTGCCGGATCCGAAGGAGCAGCGCAAGCGCCGTGAGGCCCGCGACGCGGTCCTCGAAGCCACGATGAACGCCTGA
- the typA gene encoding translational GTPase TypA has product MTEAITRRENRRNVAIVAHVDHGKTTLVDAMLRQTGVFSEHGDFAERVMDSGDLEREKGITILAKNTSVLYNGPSAGDDPIVINVIDTPGHADFGGEVERGLSMVDGVVLLVDASEGPLPQTRFVLRKALAAKLPVILLINKTDRADARIDGVVEEAQDLLLGLASDLADEVPDLDVDAVLDVPVVYAAAKAGAASLEQPADGEVPDNPDLEPLFKTILETIPAPEINSDGILQAHVTNLDASPFLGRLALLRIFGGTLKKGQQVAWARGDDISSVKITELLETQGLDRVPATEASAGDIVAVAGIPDIMIGDTLTDMNNPKPLPAIIIDDPAISMTVGINTSPLAGREKGTKVTARMVKDRLDQELVGNVSLKVVPTERPDAWEVQGRGELALAILVEQMRREGFELTVGKPQVVTKQVDGKLHEPFEDVTIDVPEDYLGAVTQLFAARKGVMATMTNHGTGWVRMEFKVPARGLIGFRTRFLTETRGTGIVNTISAGYGPWAGNIEFRINGSLVADRPGVVTPYAMINLQDRGTFFVEPTSEVYEGQIVGENSRADDMDVNITKEKKLTNMRSASADSFENLTPPRRLTLEESLEFAREDECVEVTPGAIRIRKVELDQKERAKLYAKLRRQNA; this is encoded by the coding sequence ATGACTGAAGCCATCACACGACGGGAAAACCGCCGCAACGTAGCAATCGTCGCTCACGTCGACCACGGCAAGACCACGCTGGTCGATGCCATGCTCCGGCAGACCGGTGTGTTCAGCGAACACGGCGACTTCGCCGAACGCGTCATGGACTCAGGCGATCTCGAACGCGAGAAGGGCATCACCATCCTCGCGAAGAACACCTCGGTCCTCTACAACGGACCGTCGGCCGGCGACGACCCCATCGTCATCAACGTCATCGACACCCCCGGCCACGCCGACTTCGGCGGCGAGGTCGAACGCGGACTGTCCATGGTCGACGGAGTCGTCCTCCTCGTCGACGCCTCCGAAGGTCCGCTGCCGCAGACGCGCTTCGTGCTGCGCAAGGCCCTGGCCGCGAAGCTGCCGGTGATCCTGCTCATCAACAAGACCGACCGTGCCGATGCCCGCATCGACGGAGTCGTCGAGGAAGCTCAGGACCTCCTCCTGGGTCTGGCCTCCGATCTCGCCGATGAGGTCCCCGACCTCGACGTCGACGCCGTCCTCGACGTCCCCGTCGTCTACGCCGCCGCGAAGGCAGGTGCCGCCTCCCTCGAACAGCCCGCCGACGGAGAGGTCCCGGACAACCCTGACCTCGAACCGCTGTTCAAGACGATCCTCGAGACGATCCCGGCACCGGAGATCAACTCCGACGGAATCCTCCAGGCCCATGTCACCAACCTCGACGCCTCGCCGTTCCTCGGCCGTCTGGCACTGCTGCGCATCTTCGGCGGCACGCTGAAGAAGGGCCAGCAGGTCGCCTGGGCCCGCGGCGACGACATCAGCTCGGTGAAGATCACCGAACTGCTCGAGACCCAGGGTCTCGATCGTGTTCCGGCTACCGAGGCCTCGGCCGGTGACATCGTCGCCGTCGCCGGCATCCCGGACATCATGATCGGTGACACGCTCACCGATATGAACAACCCGAAGCCGCTGCCGGCGATCATCATCGACGATCCGGCGATCTCGATGACCGTGGGCATCAACACCTCGCCGCTGGCCGGCCGTGAGAAGGGCACCAAGGTCACCGCCCGCATGGTCAAGGACCGCCTCGACCAGGAACTCGTCGGCAACGTCTCGCTCAAGGTCGTCCCGACCGAGCGCCCCGACGCATGGGAGGTGCAGGGCCGCGGCGAGCTGGCACTGGCCATCCTCGTCGAGCAGATGCGCCGTGAGGGCTTCGAGCTCACCGTCGGCAAGCCGCAGGTCGTGACCAAGCAGGTCGACGGCAAGCTCCATGAGCCCTTCGAAGACGTCACGATCGACGTTCCGGAGGACTACCTCGGCGCCGTCACGCAGCTGTTCGCCGCCCGCAAGGGCGTCATGGCGACGATGACGAACCACGGCACCGGCTGGGTGCGCATGGAATTCAAGGTCCCCGCCCGCGGTCTCATCGGGTTCCGCACCCGGTTCCTCACCGAGACCCGCGGCACCGGCATCGTGAACACGATCTCGGCAGGCTACGGTCCCTGGGCCGGCAACATCGAGTTCCGCATCAACGGTTCGCTCGTGGCCGACCGCCCCGGCGTCGTCACCCCGTATGCGATGATCAACCTGCAGGATCGCGGCACCTTCTTCGTCGAACCCACCTCCGAGGTGTATGAGGGACAGATCGTCGGCGAGAACTCGCGTGCCGACGATATGGACGTCAACATCACGAAGGAGAAGAAGCTGACGAACATGCGCTCGGCATCGGCGGACAGCTTCGAGAACCTCACCCCGCCGCGCAGGCTCACCCTGGAGGAGAGCCTCGAATTCGCCCGCGAGGACGAATGCGTCGAGGTCACCCCGGGCGCGATCCGCATCCGCAAGGTCGAACTCGATCAGAAGGAACGCGCGAAGCTCTACGCCAAGCTGCGCCGCCAGAACGCCTGA
- a CDS encoding PIG-L family deacetylase — translation MTITPRVLFVHAHPDDETITTGGTIAALVSEGAEVTVLTATRGEGGEVIPAELRHLEGDRAGLAKVREQEIAEAMRALGVRMHAFLGGTTRTFEDSGMEWGPDGHARPASSMPDDALCAADITTAGRHIAAVIDAVTPHAVITYAANGGYGHPDHVRVHEATKAAIDLAEWRTGRLLCVDTPTEVARRNFDPTQDGFSATGFAAAETIPAKPPVGRIVVDQDVSSVLAAKRSALEAHRTQVSVSGRFFALSNGVGQAIGDHEYFSIGAGADIPAEALREGPAPHVLTGLDLSAVEAQEQAAGAAPLRRRREPKKPGIFAYLHAAVLAVLIAFLGAMQHLNATVVNLGDVPLILPWGLVLSLLLAAAGLWHLKTMYRSSGPMLVAAIVIAVLTYVLAQTNWLPGADMIVTGMLRSVAWLLGPMLLAAVFSFISVYGRKGTR, via the coding sequence ATGACCATCACCCCACGCGTCCTCTTCGTGCACGCTCATCCCGACGATGAGACGATCACGACGGGCGGCACGATCGCGGCATTGGTCTCCGAGGGTGCCGAGGTGACCGTCCTCACCGCCACGCGCGGTGAGGGCGGCGAGGTCATCCCGGCCGAACTGCGGCACCTCGAAGGTGATCGCGCGGGCCTAGCGAAGGTGCGCGAACAGGAGATCGCCGAGGCGATGCGTGCCCTCGGAGTGAGGATGCACGCCTTCCTCGGCGGAACCACCCGCACCTTCGAAGACTCGGGGATGGAATGGGGACCTGACGGGCATGCCCGGCCGGCCTCCTCGATGCCCGACGATGCGCTGTGCGCGGCGGACATCACGACTGCTGGCCGCCACATCGCTGCAGTCATCGATGCCGTGACACCGCACGCAGTCATCACCTACGCCGCGAACGGCGGCTACGGCCACCCCGACCACGTCCGGGTGCATGAGGCGACGAAGGCTGCGATCGACCTCGCCGAGTGGCGGACCGGTCGACTGCTCTGCGTCGACACCCCCACCGAGGTGGCCCGCCGAAACTTCGACCCCACCCAGGACGGATTCTCGGCCACCGGATTCGCCGCCGCCGAGACGATCCCAGCCAAACCTCCTGTCGGCCGGATCGTCGTCGATCAGGACGTGAGCTCCGTTCTCGCAGCGAAGCGATCCGCCCTGGAGGCCCACCGCACCCAGGTCAGCGTCTCCGGCAGGTTCTTCGCCCTGTCGAACGGCGTCGGTCAGGCCATCGGCGATCACGAATACTTCTCCATCGGAGCCGGAGCCGACATTCCTGCCGAGGCGCTGCGGGAGGGGCCGGCCCCGCACGTGCTCACCGGCCTCGATCTCTCAGCCGTCGAAGCTCAGGAGCAGGCCGCAGGCGCTGCTCCGCTGCGTCGTCGCCGCGAACCGAAGAAGCCCGGCATCTTCGCCTACCTGCATGCCGCGGTGCTCGCCGTGCTCATCGCCTTCCTCGGCGCCATGCAGCACCTCAACGCCACGGTGGTCAACCTCGGCGATGTTCCGCTCATCCTGCCCTGGGGACTCGTACTGTCTCTGCTGTTGGCGGCGGCGGGCCTGTGGCATCTGAAGACGATGTATCGCAGCAGCGGTCCGATGCTCGTGGCCGCCATCGTCATCGCGGTGCTCACCTACGTGCTCGCACAGACGAACTGGCTGCCTGGTGCGGACATGATCGTCACCGGGATGCTGCGTTCCGTCGCGTGGCTGCTGGGCCCGATGCTGTTGGCCGCAGTGTTCTCGTTCATCAGCGTGTACGGACGGAAAGGGACTCGCTAG
- a CDS encoding VanW family protein — MMPTQTLSDGNSYPSRRNPAGDDEPKKKIWPFVVLLIVIVLAAIYIALGFFSGRVLGAGTTVAGIDIGGKSATEAENTLRNDLREPAEKTIVLQAGESTAKLDPSKAGITFDAEATVDRVTGFSLDPTVIWHRLFGKDDVAPVIEVDEKKFDSATAKVTESLAVEPTNAELSFEKTAPKVKDGADGQSVDAEQVRTAIDKHWLRHDDALPVKPSAVEPDITTAEAKETADGFATDAVSGDVTITAKPGKDADSSVKGGELSVSPKIIAKTLTFKAEDSKLVPVFDQDALQESVLAANKDIGKPAKDASFTIKDGKPEVVPAENGIGIKAKELSTAVTDVIEGKDDKPTVTLASVKPDFTTKEAEKADVSSTVSHFSTGYNSEPNRDNNLRVASKKVSGTVLQPGEQFSLNEALGQRTAANGYKPAGVISDGQMKEDFGGGVSQVSTTLFNAAFFAGFDLDEHQAHSRYISRYPEGRETTLDWSSIDLKFTNTTKSPVVLDMYLKGGEVHAKVFGVKKYDVSADASDRFNHTSPGTVTESGSSCTPQAPKGGWSIKITRTLKDVSTGRTTKDDFTTVYRPVNKVECKG, encoded by the coding sequence ATGATGCCGACTCAGACACTATCCGACGGAAACTCGTACCCCAGCCGGCGCAACCCGGCCGGTGACGACGAACCGAAGAAGAAGATCTGGCCCTTCGTCGTCCTCCTCATCGTCATCGTGCTCGCGGCAATCTATATTGCTCTCGGATTCTTCAGCGGACGAGTGCTGGGGGCCGGCACCACCGTCGCCGGCATCGACATCGGCGGCAAGAGCGCCACCGAGGCGGAGAACACCCTGCGCAACGATCTGCGGGAGCCCGCGGAGAAGACCATTGTTCTCCAAGCCGGCGAATCGACCGCAAAACTCGATCCGTCCAAGGCCGGCATCACCTTCGACGCCGAGGCGACCGTCGACCGCGTCACCGGATTCTCCCTCGACCCCACCGTCATCTGGCATCGACTCTTCGGCAAAGACGATGTCGCCCCGGTCATCGAGGTCGATGAGAAGAAGTTCGACTCCGCCACCGCGAAGGTCACAGAATCCCTGGCCGTCGAACCGACGAACGCCGAACTGAGCTTCGAGAAGACCGCTCCGAAGGTCAAAGACGGCGCAGACGGACAGTCCGTCGACGCCGAACAGGTGCGCACAGCCATCGACAAGCACTGGCTGCGCCACGACGATGCTCTGCCCGTGAAGCCAAGCGCAGTCGAACCGGATATCACCACGGCCGAGGCGAAGGAGACGGCCGACGGCTTCGCCACCGATGCGGTGAGCGGAGACGTGACGATCACCGCGAAGCCCGGCAAGGACGCTGATTCGTCCGTGAAGGGCGGAGAGCTCAGCGTCTCCCCGAAGATCATCGCGAAGACGCTGACGTTCAAGGCCGAGGACTCCAAACTCGTGCCGGTCTTCGACCAGGACGCACTCCAGGAGTCGGTGCTGGCTGCGAACAAGGACATCGGGAAACCTGCGAAGGACGCGAGCTTCACCATCAAGGACGGAAAGCCTGAGGTCGTGCCCGCCGAAAACGGCATCGGAATCAAGGCGAAGGAACTGAGCACCGCCGTCACCGATGTGATCGAGGGCAAGGACGACAAGCCCACCGTGACTCTGGCCTCGGTGAAACCGGACTTCACGACGAAGGAGGCGGAGAAGGCCGATGTGTCCTCGACCGTTTCGCATTTCTCCACCGGATACAACTCCGAACCCAACCGCGACAACAATCTGCGGGTGGCCTCGAAGAAGGTCTCCGGCACCGTGCTGCAGCCCGGTGAGCAGTTCTCCCTCAACGAGGCCCTGGGTCAGCGCACCGCAGCGAACGGGTACAAACCGGCCGGTGTGATCTCGGACGGGCAGATGAAGGAAGACTTCGGCGGGGGAGTCTCGCAGGTGTCGACGACTCTGTTCAACGCTGCATTCTTCGCCGGATTCGACCTCGACGAGCATCAGGCGCATTCGCGCTATATCTCTCGCTATCCCGAAGGCCGTGAGACGACGCTCGACTGGTCCTCGATCGACCTGAAGTTCACGAACACCACGAAGTCACCGGTCGTCCTCGACATGTACCTCAAGGGCGGGGAAGTCCACGCGAAGGTCTTCGGCGTCAAGAAGTACGACGTCTCCGCCGACGCCTCCGACCGTTTCAATCACACCTCGCCGGGAACCGTCACCGAGAGCGGATCGTCATGCACCCCGCAGGCACCCAAGGGCGGTTGGTCGATCAAGATCACTCGCACCCTCAAGGACGTCAGCACCGGGCGAACGACGAAGGATGACTTCACCACCGTCTACCGGCCGGTGAACAAGGTCGAGTGCAAGGGCTGA
- a CDS encoding GNAT family N-acetyltransferase produces MDDLQPGRRVVVRYALDPGDTHSTSDALGVVTAVHEAGVEIDTKRGPLRIARDQILLVHEVPPAPTKAGRTHEIVSAVDLRRISAAAWLPQDVSWLHVENLRNEGTESGADVDLLQKGWLLRSSESATRRANSCLPVTDSGLGWEQALDAVEEWYRTREKPSRIQIFSADDSTALAPECEGLAPLLSTRSYTPSAAVLLLTGATAEAASGASSPAEAAAPGLAIDVSDAPTPEHFAAWTSQRSPGEAPGSADAFRALVTADQPCEFVTAYAQHPDGSRSMVAACRVVERSKWGVITNLITRPDLRRRGAGRSVVQAAAALLSQRGVRSYLVDIDVGNEASINLFTSLGATVRHRSWYAEQS; encoded by the coding sequence GTGGACGATCTGCAGCCCGGCAGACGAGTGGTCGTGCGGTATGCGCTCGACCCCGGCGATACCCATTCGACGTCCGATGCGCTCGGTGTCGTCACCGCTGTGCACGAGGCCGGTGTCGAGATCGATACGAAGCGCGGTCCGCTGCGCATCGCCCGTGACCAGATCCTGCTCGTCCACGAAGTGCCGCCGGCGCCGACGAAGGCCGGACGGACCCATGAGATCGTCTCCGCCGTCGATCTGCGGCGCATCTCTGCCGCGGCCTGGCTGCCGCAGGATGTGTCCTGGCTGCACGTGGAGAACCTGCGCAACGAAGGAACCGAGTCCGGTGCAGATGTGGACCTGCTGCAGAAGGGCTGGCTGCTGCGCAGCTCCGAATCCGCGACCCGGCGGGCCAACAGCTGCCTGCCCGTGACCGATTCCGGCCTGGGCTGGGAACAGGCACTTGACGCAGTCGAGGAATGGTACCGAACCAGGGAGAAGCCCAGCCGGATCCAGATCTTCTCCGCCGATGATTCGACGGCGTTGGCGCCCGAATGCGAGGGGCTCGCTCCTCTGCTCTCAACCCGCTCCTACACCCCATCCGCAGCCGTGCTCCTGCTCACCGGTGCCACCGCGGAGGCCGCATCAGGTGCGTCCTCCCCCGCCGAGGCGGCCGCCCCCGGACTTGCCATCGACGTCTCCGATGCGCCGACCCCGGAGCATTTCGCAGCGTGGACGAGTCAGCGCAGCCCCGGTGAAGCACCCGGTTCGGCCGACGCCTTCCGAGCACTCGTCACCGCTGACCAGCCGTGTGAGTTCGTCACCGCCTACGCTCAGCACCCCGACGGGTCCCGATCGATGGTTGCCGCCTGCCGAGTCGTGGAGCGCAGCAAATGGGGTGTCATCACGAACCTGATCACCCGCCCCGACCTGCGTCGCCGTGGGGCGGGCCGGTCGGTCGTCCAGGCGGCCGCGGCACTGCTGTCCCAGCGTGGGGTGCGCTCCTACCTCGTCGATATCGACGTCGGCAACGAGGCTTCGATCAACCTGTTCACCTCACTCGGTGCGACGGTTCGCCACCGGTCCTGGTACGCCGAGCAGAGCTGA
- the fdxA gene encoding ferredoxin — MTYIIAQPCVDLKDKACIDECPVDCIYEGERSLYIHPDECVDCGACEPVCPVEAIFYEDDVPEEWEEYYKANVEFFDDLGSPGGAAKLGNTHKDHPIISALPPQSHDV, encoded by the coding sequence GTGACGTACATCATTGCCCAGCCCTGTGTCGATCTCAAGGACAAGGCCTGCATCGACGAATGCCCGGTCGACTGCATCTACGAGGGCGAACGCAGCCTCTACATCCATCCCGACGAGTGCGTCGACTGCGGAGCCTGCGAACCCGTCTGCCCGGTGGAAGCGATCTTCTACGAAGACGATGTGCCGGAGGAATGGGAAGAATACTACAAGGCGAATGTCGAATTCTTCGACGACCTCGGATCGCCCGGCGGCGCCGCCAAGCTCGGCAACACCCACAAGGACCACCCGATCATCTCGGCCCTACCGCCGCAGAGCCACGACGTCTGA
- the dapC gene encoding succinyldiaminopimelate transaminase has protein sequence MPNSYGLDLPDYPWDRLTEFRSRAAEHPDGVCDLSIGTPVDPTPDVIRRALAEASDAHGYPTTAGTAGLREAIAWWYEHWHSVQLDPASEILPTVGSKELVAWLPTLLGLRQRGLAVACPSAAYPTYEMGATIAGVECQRIDAADIIAGAPLEGIGLLWINTPSNPTGEVLDAETLAEVVRRARAAGVVLASDECYGLLNWEADEPAPSVLSVAGEGCAGVLSVYSMSKQSNLAGYRAAFVAGDGELIADLTKSRKHAGMIVPFPIQAAMIAGLRDTAHVLAQKETYRQRRETLRSGLEDFGFRIDHSSAGLYLWSTAGKSCWDSLADLAELGIVAGPGEFYGEAADDHVRIALTATDERIAAAAERLRLAAA, from the coding sequence ATGCCGAACTCCTACGGACTTGACCTGCCAGATTACCCTTGGGACCGGCTCACCGAATTCCGCAGCCGAGCTGCCGAACACCCCGACGGAGTCTGCGATCTCTCGATCGGCACACCTGTCGACCCCACCCCTGACGTGATCCGTCGGGCCCTGGCCGAGGCGTCGGACGCACACGGATATCCGACGACTGCGGGCACCGCCGGACTGCGCGAAGCGATCGCCTGGTGGTACGAGCACTGGCATTCCGTCCAGCTCGACCCCGCCTCGGAGATTCTGCCGACCGTCGGGTCGAAGGAGCTCGTAGCCTGGCTGCCGACGCTTCTGGGTCTGCGACAGCGGGGACTGGCCGTGGCCTGTCCATCCGCGGCATACCCGACCTATGAGATGGGTGCGACGATCGCGGGAGTCGAGTGCCAACGCATCGATGCCGCCGATATCATCGCCGGAGCCCCGCTCGAGGGCATCGGCCTGCTGTGGATCAACACTCCGAGCAACCCGACCGGTGAAGTGCTCGACGCCGAAACCCTCGCCGAGGTGGTCCGCCGCGCACGCGCCGCCGGAGTCGTCCTCGCCTCCGACGAATGCTATGGACTGCTCAACTGGGAAGCCGACGAACCGGCCCCCAGTGTGCTCTCGGTGGCAGGGGAAGGATGCGCAGGCGTGCTGAGTGTGTACTCGATGTCAAAGCAGTCGAACCTTGCAGGCTACCGCGCCGCATTCGTCGCCGGAGACGGTGAGCTCATCGCGGATCTGACCAAATCGCGCAAACACGCAGGAATGATCGTTCCTTTCCCGATCCAGGCGGCCATGATCGCCGGGCTCCGCGACACCGCACACGTGCTCGCACAGAAGGAGACCTACCGGCAGCGACGTGAAACGCTGCGATCGGGGCTCGAGGACTTCGGATTCCGCATCGATCACTCGTCCGCCGGCCTCTACCTGTGGTCGACGGCGGGCAAGAGCTGCTGGGACTCCCTAGCCGATCTCGCCGAGCTGGGCATCGTCGCAGGACCGGGAGAGTTCTACGGGGAGGCCGCCGATGACCATGTGCGGATCGCGTTGACGGCGACCGATGAGCGCATCGCCGCCGCAGCGGAGAGGCTTCGGCTCGCTGCAGCCTGA
- a CDS encoding citrate synthase, translated as MTSEANLRIADTELTLPEVSASAGNNGYRIGSLLKETGSVTYDPGFANTASTSSSITFIDGDEGVLQYRGYPIEQLAEQSNFVEVCYLLIYGELPTQEQYDAFDSRLRGHTIVHEDLRRFFRAFPYDAHPMPMVAAAVAALSTFYQDDLDVFDEGQIDTSSFRLLAKMPTIAALAHRKNMGLPVIHPDNSLSLVENFLRVNFGVPAEEYEPDPLAVKAMDQLFILHADHEQNCSTSTVRLVGSSQANVFQSISAGVNALAGPLHGGANSAVLEMLEQIAASDDGPKKFMERVKNKEDGVRLMGFGHRVYKNYDPRAKIIKKTADEVLARSGGDPLLELAQQLEEIALADDYFVERKLYPNVDFYTGLIYKALGFPTNMFTVLFSVGRLPGWIAQWREMIKDPETKIGRPRQIYTGAHSRDYKDIGDR; from the coding sequence ATGACTTCGGAGGCGAACCTCAGGATCGCTGATACGGAGCTGACACTGCCAGAGGTGTCGGCGTCAGCGGGCAACAACGGATACCGTATCGGCTCTCTGCTGAAAGAGACCGGCTCGGTCACCTACGATCCAGGGTTTGCCAACACCGCATCCACCTCGTCGTCGATCACCTTCATCGACGGTGACGAAGGTGTGCTGCAGTACCGCGGGTACCCGATCGAACAGCTCGCTGAGCAGTCGAACTTCGTCGAAGTCTGCTACCTCCTCATCTATGGCGAGCTTCCGACGCAGGAACAGTACGACGCTTTCGACTCCCGTCTGCGCGGACACACGATCGTCCACGAGGACCTGCGTCGCTTCTTCCGTGCGTTCCCCTACGATGCGCATCCGATGCCTATGGTTGCAGCAGCAGTCGCGGCTTTGTCGACGTTCTACCAAGATGACCTCGATGTCTTTGACGAGGGACAGATCGACACCTCCTCGTTCCGCCTGCTCGCGAAGATGCCGACCATCGCCGCTCTGGCTCACCGGAAGAACATGGGTCTGCCGGTCATCCACCCCGACAACTCGCTGAGTCTGGTCGAGAACTTCCTCCGCGTGAACTTCGGTGTTCCCGCTGAGGAGTACGAGCCGGACCCGCTGGCTGTGAAGGCCATGGATCAGCTCTTCATCCTCCACGCCGACCACGAGCAGAACTGCTCGACCTCGACCGTGCGTCTCGTCGGTTCGTCGCAGGCCAATGTGTTCCAGTCGATCTCGGCCGGGGTCAATGCTCTGGCCGGGCCCCTGCACGGCGGCGCGAACTCCGCGGTGCTCGAAATGCTCGAGCAGATTGCGGCATCTGATGACGGCCCGAAGAAGTTCATGGAACGGGTGAAGAACAAGGAAGACGGCGTCCGTCTCATGGGCTTCGGACACCGCGTGTATAAGAACTACGATCCGCGCGCGAAGATCATCAAGAAGACCGCCGATGAGGTGCTTGCACGGTCCGGCGGCGATCCGCTGCTCGAATTGGCGCAGCAGCTCGAGGAGATCGCGCTGGCGGACGACTACTTCGTCGAGCGCAAGCTCTACCCGAACGTCGACTTCTACACGGGTCTCATCTACAAGGCTCTCGGATTCCCGACGAACATGTTCACCGTGCTCTTCTCCGTCGGTCGTCTGCCCGGCTGGATTGCTCAGTGGCGAGAGATGATCAAGGACCCCGAGACCAAGATCGGCCGCCCGCGCCAGATCTACACGGGAGCGCACTCGCGCGACTACAAGGACATCGGCGACCGCTGA